From Chthonomonas sp., the proteins below share one genomic window:
- the hisF gene encoding imidazole glycerol phosphate synthase subunit HisF produces the protein MPAKRIIPCLDVTGGRVVKGTNFVDLRDAGDPVELAARYSAEGADEIVFLDIGATPESRQSLVDVIAATAREVFVPLTVGGGVRSVPDARRLFEAGADKVAVNTSAVQNPELISALAEALGRQAVVLAIDARRVDDSWQVVTHGGRLGTDLDAVHWAAEGVRRGAGEILLTSMDADGVRSGFDIPLTAAVCDRVNAPVIASGGASGPASFVELFQQTDCEAGLAASIFHLEGMRVGEVRAALRAAGIEVRPA, from the coding sequence ATGCCGGCTAAGCGCATCATTCCTTGCCTGGATGTCACCGGTGGGCGGGTGGTCAAGGGCACCAATTTCGTGGACCTGCGCGACGCCGGCGACCCGGTTGAACTCGCCGCGCGGTACTCCGCGGAAGGCGCGGATGAGATCGTGTTCTTAGATATCGGGGCAACGCCAGAAAGTCGGCAGAGCCTCGTCGACGTGATCGCGGCGACGGCCCGAGAAGTGTTCGTCCCGCTCACGGTTGGTGGCGGCGTGAGATCGGTGCCGGACGCTCGCCGCCTGTTCGAAGCCGGCGCGGACAAGGTGGCCGTGAACACCTCGGCGGTGCAGAATCCTGAGCTGATCTCCGCACTCGCCGAGGCGTTAGGTCGGCAAGCGGTGGTGCTCGCCATCGACGCGCGGCGGGTGGACGACAGTTGGCAGGTGGTGACGCACGGCGGCCGACTCGGCACCGATTTAGACGCTGTGCATTGGGCCGCCGAAGGGGTGCGACGCGGAGCGGGCGAGATTTTGCTGACCAGCATGGATGCCGACGGGGTGCGGAGCGGCTTCGACATTCCGCTGACCGCCGCGGTTTGCGATCGCGTAAATGCGCCCGTCATTGCCAGTGGCGGTGCGTCGGGTCCGGCGAGCTTTGTTGAGCTCTTTCAGCAAACCGATTGTGAGGCCGGTCTCGCCGCGAGCATCTTTCACCTTGAAGGCATGCGCGTCGGCGAGGTCCGCGCGGCGCTTCGCGCCGCGGGAATTGAGGTGCGCCCAGCATGA
- a CDS encoding DUF1800 domain-containing protein has product MALTEREKVAHLLRRFGLGASEAELDYYGANGSKGAMDLLLNYENVDPGYELTPDSFVNDRGIINMRVAQGIWYTRLVMTRRPLEEKMTIFWHNHFATASMKVDSAYAMLNNISTLRAYGTDNFRDLLHHISKDPAMIFWLDNQENVKGKPNENFAREVMELFTLGIGHYSEKDVQEAARAFTGWTYGAGQRAANEAARAPRRLESFRFVRTRFDEGAKTVLGKTGNHTGEDVLDLLCDHPQTARFIAGKMWSWFAYENPEPGLVDRLAKKFRDSNLEIKALIRAIMEAPEFYSEKAVQRVVKNPVDFTIPILRQLGIGRNIAEQAREAEANPRINAQNGVNIKLLSASRPGFATVSPSTSMGMELMNPPDVSGWRTGAYWITSATMVERAKFADHLMNRPQLAGGGGGGNQGRNLPLGISLAGLFSRNAPATEVVDKLVSVLDCKLSAKSYSVLMSAAETAAGDPNAMAHAVLKVLFVAPEFQFC; this is encoded by the coding sequence ATGGCATTGACGGAACGCGAAAAGGTCGCCCACCTGCTGCGCAGGTTTGGGCTTGGCGCAAGCGAGGCGGAGCTCGATTACTACGGGGCAAACGGCAGTAAGGGCGCGATGGACCTGCTCCTCAATTACGAGAACGTCGATCCGGGCTACGAGCTGACGCCGGATTCGTTTGTCAACGATCGCGGCATTATCAACATGCGCGTGGCGCAGGGCATTTGGTACACGCGCCTGGTTATGACTCGCCGACCGCTCGAAGAGAAAATGACGATCTTCTGGCACAACCACTTCGCCACGGCCAGCATGAAAGTGGATAGCGCCTATGCGATGCTGAACAATATCAGCACGCTTCGGGCGTACGGCACCGACAACTTCCGCGACCTTTTGCACCACATCAGCAAGGACCCGGCAATGATTTTTTGGCTGGATAACCAAGAGAACGTGAAGGGCAAACCGAACGAGAACTTCGCTCGCGAGGTGATGGAACTCTTCACGCTCGGCATCGGCCACTACTCCGAAAAAGATGTGCAAGAGGCGGCCCGCGCGTTCACCGGTTGGACGTATGGTGCGGGGCAACGCGCCGCGAACGAAGCGGCTCGCGCTCCGCGACGCCTGGAATCGTTTAGGTTTGTCCGCACAAGATTTGACGAAGGCGCGAAAACCGTGCTCGGCAAGACAGGCAACCACACGGGCGAAGACGTGCTTGACCTGCTTTGCGATCACCCCCAAACCGCGCGGTTTATCGCGGGCAAGATGTGGTCTTGGTTCGCCTACGAGAATCCGGAGCCCGGGCTTGTGGATCGGCTCGCCAAGAAGTTCCGCGACAGCAACCTAGAAATCAAGGCGCTGATTCGCGCGATCATGGAAGCGCCGGAGTTTTACAGTGAGAAGGCGGTTCAGCGGGTCGTGAAAAATCCGGTGGACTTTACGATCCCGATTTTGCGGCAACTTGGCATCGGCCGCAACATCGCCGAGCAGGCAAGAGAAGCCGAGGCGAATCCGCGCATCAACGCGCAAAACGGGGTGAACATCAAGTTGCTGTCGGCCAGTCGACCGGGTTTCGCCACGGTGAGCCCGTCGACTTCAATGGGTATGGAACTGATGAATCCGCCCGATGTCAGCGGTTGGCGCACCGGCGCCTATTGGATCACCTCGGCCACCATGGTCGAGCGCGCGAAATTCGCCGATCACCTGATGAACCGGCCCCAGTTGGCGGGCGGGGGTGGCGGCGGAAACCAGGGTCGCAACTTGCCGTTGGGCATCAGCCTCGCCGGTTTGTTCAGCCGCAACGCGCCGGCCACCGAAGTGGTGGATAAACTCGTCAGCGTCCTCGATTGCAAGTTATCGGCGAAAAGCTATAGCGTTCTCATGAGTGCGGCGGAAACCGCCGCGGGTGATCCGAACGCCATGGCCCACGCGGTGCTCAAGGTGCTGTTCGTCGCGCCGGAATTCCAGTTCTGCTAG
- a CDS encoding Sapep family Mn(2+)-dependent dipeptidase produces MSTPISQVQAWLEAHESEMVASLRSMLQIASIEGPAEPGAPFGRENREALDLALNWCRDAGMATKDLDGYIGYGDFGQGKNLVAIFGHLDVVPVGPGWKHEPFGAEIDGDYLYARGATDDKGPSVAAFFACRAIKECVPNLKSRIRMAFGCNEESGFKCIDKYAAEDEAPTYGFAPDAGWPLVYAEKGIGNLTVSRPLIEGEMALLGIKGGQRPNIVIDSCEASVRIAATYRKEFEGKLSDAWDKNLSFVWEGDVLKIFAKGKAAHGAWPYGGDSAAARILRFLMELAPVASKHDYEVLFETSHISGMGIGIHGSDEISELTSNLGIVTTENGRVRLLYNVRYPVTWTGDQLKAKCEKFLAKLPGGYALDVDRDSPPLYFPVDHPLTRTVLDAVEVETGERGEPMVIGGGTYARAVPNTVAIGTGWQGDGEAHQTDERIKVAHVLRMAKIYARVILELSELG; encoded by the coding sequence ATGTCAACTCCCATTTCCCAGGTTCAAGCTTGGTTGGAAGCCCACGAAAGCGAGATGGTCGCCAGCCTGCGCTCGATGCTCCAGATCGCGTCGATCGAAGGTCCAGCCGAGCCCGGCGCTCCGTTTGGTCGCGAAAACCGCGAAGCTCTGGACCTCGCTCTGAACTGGTGCCGCGACGCCGGGATGGCAACCAAGGACCTGGATGGCTACATTGGCTATGGCGATTTTGGGCAAGGCAAGAACCTTGTCGCGATTTTCGGCCACCTCGACGTCGTGCCGGTGGGACCCGGCTGGAAGCACGAGCCGTTCGGCGCGGAGATTGACGGCGACTACCTTTACGCGCGCGGCGCGACCGACGACAAGGGTCCGAGCGTGGCGGCATTCTTCGCCTGCCGCGCCATCAAGGAGTGCGTGCCGAACCTCAAGAGCCGCATCCGCATGGCCTTTGGTTGCAACGAGGAGTCGGGCTTCAAGTGCATTGACAAGTACGCCGCCGAGGACGAAGCTCCGACCTATGGCTTTGCGCCGGACGCCGGTTGGCCGCTTGTTTACGCGGAAAAAGGCATCGGCAATCTCACCGTGAGCCGCCCGCTGATTGAAGGCGAAATGGCCCTGCTCGGCATCAAGGGCGGGCAGCGCCCCAACATCGTCATCGATTCCTGCGAGGCTAGCGTGCGCATCGCCGCGACCTATCGCAAGGAGTTTGAGGGCAAGCTGAGCGACGCCTGGGACAAGAACCTCAGCTTTGTGTGGGAAGGCGACGTGCTCAAGATTTTCGCCAAGGGCAAGGCGGCGCATGGCGCATGGCCCTATGGCGGCGACAGCGCAGCTGCCCGCATTCTGCGGTTCCTGATGGAACTGGCGCCGGTGGCGAGCAAGCACGACTATGAGGTGCTGTTCGAGACCTCGCACATTAGCGGCATGGGCATTGGCATTCACGGCTCGGACGAGATTTCGGAATTGACCTCAAACTTGGGCATCGTGACCACCGAAAACGGTCGCGTGCGGCTGCTTTATAACGTGCGCTACCCGGTCACCTGGACCGGCGATCAGCTTAAGGCGAAGTGCGAAAAGTTTCTGGCGAAACTGCCTGGCGGCTACGCGCTGGATGTCGATCGAGATAGCCCGCCGCTCTACTTCCCGGTGGACCACCCCCTGACCCGCACCGTGCTCGACGCGGTGGAAGTGGAAACTGGCGAGCGCGGCGAACCGATGGTGATCGGCGGCGGCACCTACGCCCGCGCGGTCCCGAACACGGTCGCGATTGGCACCGGTTGGCAAGGCGATGGCGAGGCTCATCAGACCGACGAGCGGATTAAGGTCGCGCACGTCTTGCGGATGGCGAAGATTTACGCGCGCGTGATTTTGGAGCTTAGTGAATTGGGCTGA
- the hisB gene encoding imidazoleglycerol-phosphate dehydratase HisB, with amino-acid sequence MRIATRTRNTTETQITGSLTIEGGGRAQVDTGIGFLDHMLQLFARHGGFDLSLKATGDLHVDQHHTVEDVGIVIGELFDAALGDRRGINRAGYWVQTMDETLVVVALDLGGRASCVYTDGIRAKTLGGLTVETVPDFFEGFARAVRGNVHVKVLYGRSSHHRLEAVFKGWARAMRYACSLDASLKDQLPSTKGLL; translated from the coding sequence ATGAGGATCGCAACCAGAACCAGAAACACCACCGAAACCCAGATCACCGGGTCGCTGACGATTGAGGGCGGGGGTCGGGCCCAAGTGGACACCGGAATCGGATTTTTGGATCACATGCTGCAGCTATTTGCCCGGCATGGCGGGTTCGATCTGAGCTTGAAGGCGACGGGTGACCTTCATGTGGATCAGCACCACACGGTGGAGGATGTCGGCATCGTTATCGGCGAGTTGTTCGACGCCGCGCTCGGCGACCGGCGCGGAATCAACCGGGCCGGATATTGGGTGCAGACCATGGATGAGACTCTCGTTGTGGTTGCCCTTGACCTCGGGGGCCGAGCCAGTTGCGTCTACACCGATGGAATTCGTGCCAAAACGTTAGGGGGCCTAACGGTCGAGACGGTGCCTGATTTCTTCGAAGGCTTCGCGCGGGCGGTCCGAGGAAACGTCCACGTCAAAGTGCTCTATGGGCGCAGCAGTCACCACCGACTAGAAGCGGTGTTCAAGGGTTGGGCAAGGGCCATGCGGTACGCGTGTTCGCTTGATGCGAGCCTCAAGGACCAACTGCCCTCGACCAAGGGGTTGCTATGA
- a CDS encoding threonine--tRNA ligase, which translates to MAERYEDSYLYRLRHSAAHLMAQAVQELFPQVKLSIGPPVENGFYYDIDFPEPLREEDLARIEKKMKELSKLDMRIERQEVSRDQARAMILDENIPGNGAAVAEYKLQLLDAIPEGEAISFYDQQRTDREGKLHRFMDLCRGPHVETTKEIKNFKLMTIAGAYWRGDVKNKQLTRIYGTAFETAEQLEAYLHMLEEAKKRDHRILGKDLGLFMFSPRVGTGLALWLPKGATIRQTMTDFLQGEQLRRGYEPVVTPMIGNIRLYEKSGHIINYRDKMFPFMEDEEKDTYILKPMNCPFHIEIYASQLRSYRDLPVRYAEFGTVHRYEQSGEVHGILRARGFTQDDAHLFVTPDQLQDEFLGVVDLMKAVLEKLGLHEYRVRVGTKDPSSDKYVGHDDNWVAATKAIIEACDKVGLEYEVSPGDAAFYGPKLDLIIKDAIGREWQMGTVQVDYNLPERFQLEYIGEDGKPHRPIMIHRAPFGSMERMIGLLTEQYSGAFPTWLAPVQVAILPIADRHNAAAYQLATALRGAQFLMPELDPEWTPYASEHVSALPNLGLRVSVDDSRETIGKKIRENTRMKIPYMLIIGDRDLENGTVGVRGRGETPDLGAMPIAEFVARIQSEL; encoded by the coding sequence ATGGCAGAACGCTACGAAGATTCGTACCTTTATCGCTTGCGGCACTCGGCCGCGCACCTCATGGCTCAGGCCGTGCAGGAACTCTTCCCCCAAGTCAAGCTCAGCATCGGGCCGCCCGTTGAAAACGGCTTCTACTACGACATCGATTTCCCCGAGCCGCTGCGCGAAGAAGACCTCGCCCGCATCGAAAAGAAGATGAAAGAGCTGAGCAAGCTCGACATGCGAATTGAGCGGCAGGAAGTGAGCCGCGACCAAGCGCGAGCCATGATTCTGGATGAAAATATCCCCGGCAACGGCGCGGCCGTGGCTGAATACAAACTCCAACTCCTCGACGCCATCCCTGAGGGCGAAGCCATCAGCTTTTACGACCAGCAACGCACCGATCGCGAGGGCAAACTCCACCGCTTTATGGACCTGTGCCGCGGCCCGCACGTGGAAACCACCAAGGAGATTAAGAACTTTAAGCTCATGACGATTGCCGGCGCTTACTGGCGCGGCGACGTAAAGAACAAGCAGCTCACGCGCATTTATGGCACGGCCTTTGAAACCGCCGAGCAGCTAGAAGCCTACTTGCATATGCTGGAAGAGGCGAAAAAGCGCGACCACCGCATTTTGGGCAAGGACCTGGGCCTGTTCATGTTCTCGCCGCGCGTGGGCACGGGCCTCGCCCTGTGGCTGCCCAAGGGCGCCACGATTCGGCAGACCATGACGGACTTTCTGCAGGGCGAGCAACTGCGGCGCGGGTACGAACCCGTGGTGACGCCGATGATCGGCAACATTCGGCTGTACGAAAAGTCGGGCCACATTATCAATTACCGCGATAAGATGTTCCCGTTTATGGAGGATGAGGAGAAGGACACCTACATTCTCAAGCCCATGAACTGTCCATTCCATATCGAAATTTATGCCTCGCAGTTGCGCAGTTATCGCGACCTGCCGGTGCGATACGCCGAGTTCGGCACGGTGCACCGCTACGAGCAAAGCGGGGAAGTGCATGGCATTTTGCGGGCTCGTGGATTTACGCAAGATGACGCGCACCTCTTCGTTACGCCCGACCAACTTCAGGATGAGTTTCTGGGCGTGGTGGACCTGATGAAGGCGGTGCTCGAGAAGCTTGGCCTGCACGAATATCGCGTGCGCGTGGGCACCAAAGACCCCAGCAGCGACAAGTATGTGGGTCACGATGACAACTGGGTGGCCGCGACCAAAGCGATCATTGAAGCGTGCGATAAGGTGGGCTTGGAGTACGAGGTGTCGCCCGGCGATGCCGCGTTCTACGGCCCCAAACTCGACCTGATTATCAAGGACGCCATCGGTCGCGAATGGCAAATGGGCACCGTGCAGGTGGACTACAACCTTCCCGAGCGATTCCAGCTGGAATACATCGGCGAGGATGGCAAGCCGCACCGCCCGATCATGATTCACCGTGCGCCTTTTGGCAGCATGGAGCGCATGATTGGCCTGCTGACCGAGCAATACTCGGGCGCGTTTCCCACGTGGCTGGCGCCGGTGCAGGTGGCGATTTTGCCGATTGCCGACCGGCACAATGCGGCGGCGTATCAGCTAGCTACGGCTCTGCGCGGCGCGCAGTTTCTTATGCCCGAACTCGATCCGGAATGGACGCCCTACGCCAGCGAGCACGTGAGCGCTTTGCCCAACCTGGGGCTGCGCGTTTCGGTGGACGATAGCCGCGAGACGATCGGCAAAAAGATCCGCGAGAACACGCGAATGAAAATTCCTTACATGCTGATTATCGGCGACCGCGATCTGGAGAACGGGACCGTGGGCGTTCGCGGTCGAGGCGAAACCCCCGACCTCGGCGCGATGCCGATTGCGGAGTTCGTGGCGCGGATTCAGTCGGAGCTATAA
- a CDS encoding phosphotransferase: MLLPSEMTPRIFASDPATGAILMERIWPGTTLAQSDLSDSAKTEIFIGFRRAIANLPTAQCLPLADYFRQSALPDQREPGFLHGDLHPENILLGPQETWLLIDPKGLVGEPCFEAVAWLRNPLVGRERIIHLRQRLQQLHEAFGWSINRMIEWSLIDQLECDEPDAEFLAAMHDNLT, encoded by the coding sequence ATGCTCTTGCCATCGGAGATGACTCCGCGCATCTTCGCCAGCGACCCGGCCACGGGCGCGATCCTCATGGAGCGCATTTGGCCGGGAACAACCTTGGCTCAGAGCGACCTGTCCGACTCGGCTAAGACCGAAATCTTCATTGGCTTTCGGCGCGCCATCGCCAACCTCCCAACCGCGCAATGCCTTCCGCTCGCCGACTACTTCCGCCAAAGCGCTCTGCCCGACCAGCGCGAGCCGGGGTTCTTGCACGGCGATCTCCACCCCGAGAACATCCTGCTCGGCCCTCAAGAGACTTGGCTCCTCATTGACCCCAAGGGCCTCGTCGGCGAACCCTGTTTCGAAGCCGTGGCATGGCTCCGCAATCCGCTCGTCGGCCGCGAGCGGATCATCCACCTGCGACAAAGACTGCAACAGCTACACGAAGCATTCGGCTGGAGCATCAACCGGATGATCGAATGGTCGCTCATCGACCAACTCGAGTGCGACGAACCGGATGCCGAATTCCTTGCCGCCATGCACGATAATCTCACTTAG
- the hisH gene encoding imidazole glycerol phosphate synthase subunit HisH translates to MIGILDYGAGNLFSLENAFRHLNLATRRVRLDESWDDLNRMVLPGVGHFGAMMQALGTAGAERLRAFDRPLLGICLGMQALFDSSEEAPGQSGLGLLRGDVKAFGCGVRTPHMGWARVQFGAQEDWFYFANSYAVTQSDAAWGMAEHGHPFVAAVRSGRVTGAQFHPEKSGAAGLEFMRRWATDAG, encoded by the coding sequence ATGATCGGGATTCTGGACTACGGGGCGGGGAACCTTTTCTCGCTCGAAAACGCCTTCCGCCACTTGAATCTCGCGACCCGTCGCGTACGGCTCGACGAATCGTGGGACGACTTAAATCGCATGGTCCTGCCTGGCGTCGGGCACTTCGGCGCAATGATGCAGGCGTTGGGCACCGCCGGGGCGGAGCGGTTGCGAGCCTTCGACCGGCCCTTGCTCGGAATCTGTTTGGGCATGCAGGCCCTGTTCGATTCCAGCGAGGAAGCGCCCGGACAATCTGGTTTGGGCTTGCTGCGTGGCGACGTGAAGGCGTTTGGCTGCGGCGTGCGCACGCCGCACATGGGTTGGGCGCGGGTTCAATTTGGGGCGCAGGAAGATTGGTTTTACTTTGCGAATAGCTACGCCGTGACGCAGAGCGACGCGGCGTGGGGCATGGCCGAACACGGCCACCCGTTTGTCGCCGCCGTGCGCTCAGGCCGGGTAACCGGCGCGCAGTTCCACCCGGAAAAGTCCGGCGCAGCCGGGTTGGAATTCATGCGGAGGTGGGCCACCGATGCCGGCTAA